In Cydia strobilella chromosome 22, ilCydStro3.1, whole genome shotgun sequence, one genomic interval encodes:
- the LOC134751511 gene encoding transcription factor EB isoform X2 → MTKGPRKVKLVIVVNNKKDPPTFKTLTPTSRTHLKQQLMREHAQEQRRRESLQAQQAGQSKDNVDEKKKSIPADVPRVVPHVELPPQVLQVRTVLENPTRYHVIQKQKSQVRQYLSESFQPNTQVSLAPRGAPVQSAPELGAKPPPSPDHGSSSSLLSPGLCSVGTTNSEADEFLEDILSLDSGAGPLSSSGPPSAASSIAGDCGLLSDADMHALAKDRQKKDNHNMRTSSATSSLAGDCALLLDADMHALVKDRQKKDNHNIIERRRRFNINDRIKELGTLLPKTNDPFYEVIRDVRPNKGTILKSSVDYIKCLRDEVNRLKQSEQRRKQIELHNRKLTLRIQELERIARLHGLPLTAAENGASPSPAEETPPPPAPEVVLPKQEPSPFMELGSPPHGGGGGGGGGGERPDLLRDMPGPGPADCLSVPDALDGLKLGSCSPLRGEEGLSLGCLEPDLCLEPEPDHFLNHKHIKMRMSPSPGLLGDGDDAVLNLAQIEDLMDDDSHNPVTTGDPMLCSSPTSQLCSLADVVGDATERSIANMLHEAAQYSPHSAGTSGLMGDGAISLTGLPGLGEGCQGCLPALLLGGPHHHAPHSPHSHPRNHCFDMDLGA, encoded by the exons CCCGCCGACATTTAAGACGCTAACGCCGACGTCGCGCACACACCTGAAGCAGCAGTTGATGCGCGAACATGCGCAGGAGCAGCGCCGCAGGGAATCTTTACAG GCACAGCAAGCGGGCCAGTCCAAGGACAATGTGGACGAGAAGAAGAAGTCAATACCGGCGGACGTGCCGCGGGTCGTGCCTCACGTTGAGCTGCCGCCACAGGTTTTGCAG GTGCGGACAGTTCTGGAGAACCCCACCCGGTATCACGTGATCCAGAAACAAAAGAGCCAGGTGCGGCAGTATCTCAGTGAATCCTTCCAGCCCAACACACAG GTGTCGTTGGCCCCGCGAGGCGCACCGGTACAGTCGGCGCCAGAATTGGGCGCTAAACCACCGCCATCACCCGACCATGGTTCCTCATCCAGCCTGCTCAGTCCTGGACTCTGTTCCGTGGGCACCACCAACTCcgaa GCTGATGAGTTCCTAGAAGACATCCTATCACTAGACAGCGGGGCAGGTCCCCTGTCTTCATCAGGACCACCTTCAGCCGCCAGTTCGATCGCTGGTGACTGTGGGCTGCTGTCAGATGCTGATATGCACGCATTGGCTAAAGATCGGCAGAAGAAAGACAACCATAACATGA GAACATCTTCAGCCACCAGTTCGCTAGCTGGTGACTGCGCGCTGCTGTTAGATGCTGACATGCACGCACTGGTCAAGGATCGGCAGAAGAAAGACAACCATAATATAA TCGAACGCCGACGTCGCTTCAACATCAACGACCGCATCAAGGAGCTCGGGACGCTCCTCCCCAAGACTAACGACCCCTTCTACGAGGTCATCCGCGACGTGCGCCCTAACAAGGGTACCATCCTCAAGTCCAGTGTGGACTACATCAAGTGTCTGAGGGACGAGGTCAACCGGCTCAAGCAGAGCGAGCAGCGGAGGAAGCAAATCGAGCTACATAACAGGAAACTCACGCTAAGGATACAG GAATTAGAGCGTATAGCACGATTACACGGTCTACCGCTGACTGCAGCCGAAAACGGGGCCTCACCCTCGCCGGCCGAAGAAACTCCACCACCTCCAGCACCG GAGGTGGTGCTCCCTAAACAGGAACCGTCACCGTTCATGGAGCTGGGCTCACCCCCGcacgggggcgggggcgggggaggAGGGGGCGGGGAGCGCCCCGACCTGCTGCGCGACATGCCCGGGCCCGGGCCCGCCGACTGCCTCTCCGTACCCGACGCTTTAG ATGGTCTAAAGCTGGGTTCGTGTTCACCACTAAGAGGAGAGGAAGGCCTGTCTCTTGGCTGCTTGGAACCTGATTTGTGTTTAGAACCGGAGCCCGACCACTTCCTCAACCACAAACACAtaaag ATGAGGATGTCTCCGTCGCCCGGGCTGCTGGGCGACGGCGACGACGCCGTGCTCAACCTCGCGCAGATCGAGGACCTCATGGACGACGACTCGCACAACCCCGTCACTACAG GAGACCCAATGTTATGCTCGTCGCCAACATCACAGCTATGCAGCCTAGCTGACGTAGTAGGCGACGCGACGGAGCGAAGTATCGCCAACATGCTACATGAAGCAGCACAATATTCTCCTCACAGCGCAG GCACGTCTGGTCTAATGGGCGACGGGGCCATAAGTCTAACCGGGCTCCCGGGGCTGGGCGAGGGCTGCCAGGGCTGCCTGCCCGCGCTGCTGCTCGGCGGCCCGCACCACCACGCGCCGCACTCGCCGCACAGCCACCCGCGCAACCACTGCTTCGACATGGACCTGGGGGCTTAG
- the LOC134751511 gene encoding transcription factor EB isoform X1: MDESGIDMGFDLASLLTNDYGGDQKILEEMTAAQQQQDFMFYELKSKAVPITESPPTFKTLTPTSRTHLKQQLMREHAQEQRRRESLQAQQAGQSKDNVDEKKKSIPADVPRVVPHVELPPQVLQVRTVLENPTRYHVIQKQKSQVRQYLSESFQPNTQVSLAPRGAPVQSAPELGAKPPPSPDHGSSSSLLSPGLCSVGTTNSEADEFLEDILSLDSGAGPLSSSGPPSAASSIAGDCGLLSDADMHALAKDRQKKDNHNMRTSSATSSLAGDCALLLDADMHALVKDRQKKDNHNIIERRRRFNINDRIKELGTLLPKTNDPFYEVIRDVRPNKGTILKSSVDYIKCLRDEVNRLKQSEQRRKQIELHNRKLTLRIQELERIARLHGLPLTAAENGASPSPAEETPPPPAPEVVLPKQEPSPFMELGSPPHGGGGGGGGGGERPDLLRDMPGPGPADCLSVPDALDGLKLGSCSPLRGEEGLSLGCLEPDLCLEPEPDHFLNHKHIKMRMSPSPGLLGDGDDAVLNLAQIEDLMDDDSHNPVTTGDPMLCSSPTSQLCSLADVVGDATERSIANMLHEAAQYSPHSAGTSGLMGDGAISLTGLPGLGEGCQGCLPALLLGGPHHHAPHSPHSHPRNHCFDMDLGA; this comes from the exons CCCGCCGACATTTAAGACGCTAACGCCGACGTCGCGCACACACCTGAAGCAGCAGTTGATGCGCGAACATGCGCAGGAGCAGCGCCGCAGGGAATCTTTACAG GCACAGCAAGCGGGCCAGTCCAAGGACAATGTGGACGAGAAGAAGAAGTCAATACCGGCGGACGTGCCGCGGGTCGTGCCTCACGTTGAGCTGCCGCCACAGGTTTTGCAG GTGCGGACAGTTCTGGAGAACCCCACCCGGTATCACGTGATCCAGAAACAAAAGAGCCAGGTGCGGCAGTATCTCAGTGAATCCTTCCAGCCCAACACACAG GTGTCGTTGGCCCCGCGAGGCGCACCGGTACAGTCGGCGCCAGAATTGGGCGCTAAACCACCGCCATCACCCGACCATGGTTCCTCATCCAGCCTGCTCAGTCCTGGACTCTGTTCCGTGGGCACCACCAACTCcgaa GCTGATGAGTTCCTAGAAGACATCCTATCACTAGACAGCGGGGCAGGTCCCCTGTCTTCATCAGGACCACCTTCAGCCGCCAGTTCGATCGCTGGTGACTGTGGGCTGCTGTCAGATGCTGATATGCACGCATTGGCTAAAGATCGGCAGAAGAAAGACAACCATAACATGA GAACATCTTCAGCCACCAGTTCGCTAGCTGGTGACTGCGCGCTGCTGTTAGATGCTGACATGCACGCACTGGTCAAGGATCGGCAGAAGAAAGACAACCATAATATAA TCGAACGCCGACGTCGCTTCAACATCAACGACCGCATCAAGGAGCTCGGGACGCTCCTCCCCAAGACTAACGACCCCTTCTACGAGGTCATCCGCGACGTGCGCCCTAACAAGGGTACCATCCTCAAGTCCAGTGTGGACTACATCAAGTGTCTGAGGGACGAGGTCAACCGGCTCAAGCAGAGCGAGCAGCGGAGGAAGCAAATCGAGCTACATAACAGGAAACTCACGCTAAGGATACAG GAATTAGAGCGTATAGCACGATTACACGGTCTACCGCTGACTGCAGCCGAAAACGGGGCCTCACCCTCGCCGGCCGAAGAAACTCCACCACCTCCAGCACCG GAGGTGGTGCTCCCTAAACAGGAACCGTCACCGTTCATGGAGCTGGGCTCACCCCCGcacgggggcgggggcgggggaggAGGGGGCGGGGAGCGCCCCGACCTGCTGCGCGACATGCCCGGGCCCGGGCCCGCCGACTGCCTCTCCGTACCCGACGCTTTAG ATGGTCTAAAGCTGGGTTCGTGTTCACCACTAAGAGGAGAGGAAGGCCTGTCTCTTGGCTGCTTGGAACCTGATTTGTGTTTAGAACCGGAGCCCGACCACTTCCTCAACCACAAACACAtaaag ATGAGGATGTCTCCGTCGCCCGGGCTGCTGGGCGACGGCGACGACGCCGTGCTCAACCTCGCGCAGATCGAGGACCTCATGGACGACGACTCGCACAACCCCGTCACTACAG GAGACCCAATGTTATGCTCGTCGCCAACATCACAGCTATGCAGCCTAGCTGACGTAGTAGGCGACGCGACGGAGCGAAGTATCGCCAACATGCTACATGAAGCAGCACAATATTCTCCTCACAGCGCAG GCACGTCTGGTCTAATGGGCGACGGGGCCATAAGTCTAACCGGGCTCCCGGGGCTGGGCGAGGGCTGCCAGGGCTGCCTGCCCGCGCTGCTGCTCGGCGGCCCGCACCACCACGCGCCGCACTCGCCGCACAGCCACCCGCGCAACCACTGCTTCGACATGGACCTGGGGGCTTAG
- the LOC134751511 gene encoding transcription factor EB isoform X3 encodes MDESGIDMGFDLASLLTNDYGGDQKILEEMTAAQQQQDFMFYELKSKAVPITESPPTFKTLTPTSRTHLKQQLMREHAQEQRRRESLQAQQAGQSKDNVDEKKKSIPADVPRVVPHVELPPQVLQVRTVLENPTRYHVIQKQKSQVRQYLSESFQPNTQVSLAPRGAPVQSAPELGAKPPPSPDHGSSSSLLSPGLCSVGTTNSEADEFLEDILSLDSGAGPLSSSGPPSAASSIAGDCGLLSDADMHALAKDRQKKDNHNMIERRRRFNINDRIKELGTLLPKTNDPFYEVIRDVRPNKGTILKSSVDYIKCLRDEVNRLKQSEQRRKQIELHNRKLTLRIQELERIARLHGLPLTAAENGASPSPAEETPPPPAPEVVLPKQEPSPFMELGSPPHGGGGGGGGGGERPDLLRDMPGPGPADCLSVPDALDGLKLGSCSPLRGEEGLSLGCLEPDLCLEPEPDHFLNHKHIKMRMSPSPGLLGDGDDAVLNLAQIEDLMDDDSHNPVTTGDPMLCSSPTSQLCSLADVVGDATERSIANMLHEAAQYSPHSAGTSGLMGDGAISLTGLPGLGEGCQGCLPALLLGGPHHHAPHSPHSHPRNHCFDMDLGA; translated from the exons CCCGCCGACATTTAAGACGCTAACGCCGACGTCGCGCACACACCTGAAGCAGCAGTTGATGCGCGAACATGCGCAGGAGCAGCGCCGCAGGGAATCTTTACAG GCACAGCAAGCGGGCCAGTCCAAGGACAATGTGGACGAGAAGAAGAAGTCAATACCGGCGGACGTGCCGCGGGTCGTGCCTCACGTTGAGCTGCCGCCACAGGTTTTGCAG GTGCGGACAGTTCTGGAGAACCCCACCCGGTATCACGTGATCCAGAAACAAAAGAGCCAGGTGCGGCAGTATCTCAGTGAATCCTTCCAGCCCAACACACAG GTGTCGTTGGCCCCGCGAGGCGCACCGGTACAGTCGGCGCCAGAATTGGGCGCTAAACCACCGCCATCACCCGACCATGGTTCCTCATCCAGCCTGCTCAGTCCTGGACTCTGTTCCGTGGGCACCACCAACTCcgaa GCTGATGAGTTCCTAGAAGACATCCTATCACTAGACAGCGGGGCAGGTCCCCTGTCTTCATCAGGACCACCTTCAGCCGCCAGTTCGATCGCTGGTGACTGTGGGCTGCTGTCAGATGCTGATATGCACGCATTGGCTAAAGATCGGCAGAAGAAAGACAACCATAACATGA TCGAACGCCGACGTCGCTTCAACATCAACGACCGCATCAAGGAGCTCGGGACGCTCCTCCCCAAGACTAACGACCCCTTCTACGAGGTCATCCGCGACGTGCGCCCTAACAAGGGTACCATCCTCAAGTCCAGTGTGGACTACATCAAGTGTCTGAGGGACGAGGTCAACCGGCTCAAGCAGAGCGAGCAGCGGAGGAAGCAAATCGAGCTACATAACAGGAAACTCACGCTAAGGATACAG GAATTAGAGCGTATAGCACGATTACACGGTCTACCGCTGACTGCAGCCGAAAACGGGGCCTCACCCTCGCCGGCCGAAGAAACTCCACCACCTCCAGCACCG GAGGTGGTGCTCCCTAAACAGGAACCGTCACCGTTCATGGAGCTGGGCTCACCCCCGcacgggggcgggggcgggggaggAGGGGGCGGGGAGCGCCCCGACCTGCTGCGCGACATGCCCGGGCCCGGGCCCGCCGACTGCCTCTCCGTACCCGACGCTTTAG ATGGTCTAAAGCTGGGTTCGTGTTCACCACTAAGAGGAGAGGAAGGCCTGTCTCTTGGCTGCTTGGAACCTGATTTGTGTTTAGAACCGGAGCCCGACCACTTCCTCAACCACAAACACAtaaag ATGAGGATGTCTCCGTCGCCCGGGCTGCTGGGCGACGGCGACGACGCCGTGCTCAACCTCGCGCAGATCGAGGACCTCATGGACGACGACTCGCACAACCCCGTCACTACAG GAGACCCAATGTTATGCTCGTCGCCAACATCACAGCTATGCAGCCTAGCTGACGTAGTAGGCGACGCGACGGAGCGAAGTATCGCCAACATGCTACATGAAGCAGCACAATATTCTCCTCACAGCGCAG GCACGTCTGGTCTAATGGGCGACGGGGCCATAAGTCTAACCGGGCTCCCGGGGCTGGGCGAGGGCTGCCAGGGCTGCCTGCCCGCGCTGCTGCTCGGCGGCCCGCACCACCACGCGCCGCACTCGCCGCACAGCCACCCGCGCAACCACTGCTTCGACATGGACCTGGGGGCTTAG